A region from the Paenibacillus humicola genome encodes:
- a CDS encoding L-threonylcarbamoyladenylate synthase has product MNSTTKRWRLTGAPQDEAVFAETGRLLREGGLVAFPTETVYGLGANARDSRAVERIFAAKGRPSDNPLIVHIADRSQLETLVAPYGETAARLMDRFWPGPLTLVLPALPGAVSPRVTAGLDTVAVRMPAHPAALALIAAAGCPVAAPSANRSGRPSPTEAAHVLADLDGCIDAVLDGGTPGVGLESTVVEIDGDAVRILRPGGVTAEALREVAARVEYDAAAAPGAAPAPGGPAVPAAEPAGTPQGAAALAAQPAPAPGPGLAAAAGAASPAPRSPGMKYAHYAPRGVMVLVQGPAADVAAYVRSQADAARARGERTGVLAFAEHAALFDADHVVVAGALAQLETAAHGLYAALRSFDELGVERIWAETCPQEGIGHALMNRLAKAAAGRMVIV; this is encoded by the coding sequence ATGAATTCGACCACGAAACGATGGCGGTTGACCGGTGCACCGCAGGACGAGGCGGTTTTCGCGGAAACGGGGAGGCTGCTTCGCGAAGGCGGGCTTGTTGCGTTTCCGACGGAGACGGTTTACGGACTCGGGGCGAACGCCCGCGACAGCAGGGCGGTGGAGCGCATTTTCGCGGCCAAGGGACGGCCATCGGACAACCCGCTGATCGTGCACATTGCAGACCGTTCGCAGCTTGAGACGCTGGTCGCGCCGTATGGCGAGACGGCTGCACGCCTGATGGACCGGTTTTGGCCGGGGCCGCTGACGCTCGTCCTGCCCGCGCTTCCGGGGGCGGTCTCGCCGCGGGTGACGGCGGGGCTCGATACGGTCGCGGTGCGTATGCCCGCTCACCCGGCGGCGCTGGCGCTGATCGCCGCCGCCGGCTGTCCGGTGGCGGCGCCGAGCGCGAACCGGTCGGGCCGGCCGAGCCCGACCGAGGCGGCGCACGTGCTCGCCGACCTGGACGGCTGCATCGACGCCGTCCTGGACGGCGGCACGCCCGGCGTCGGGCTGGAATCAACCGTCGTCGAAATCGACGGTGATGCGGTGCGCATTTTACGGCCGGGCGGCGTCACGGCGGAGGCGCTGCGTGAGGTTGCCGCGCGCGTCGAGTATGACGCGGCCGCGGCGCCGGGCGCTGCGCCCGCACCGGGCGGTCCGGCCGTGCCGGCTGCGGAACCCGCCGGCACGCCGCAAGGCGCCGCCGCGCTCGCGGCGCAGCCGGCTCCAGCGCCCGGTCCCGGGCTCGCCGCAGCCGCCGGAGCTGCATCCCCGGCGCCGCGCTCGCCGGGGATGAAATACGCCCATTACGCCCCGAGAGGCGTCATGGTGCTCGTCCAGGGGCCCGCCGCCGACGTTGCGGCTTACGTCCGCTCGCAGGCCGACGCCGCCCGGGCTCGCGGCGAGCGGACGGGCGTGCTCGCGTTCGCCGAGCATGCCGCCTTGTTCGACGCCGATCACGTCGTCGTCGCCGGTGCGCTCGCACAGCTTGAAACGGCGGCGCATGGGCTGTACGCCGCCCTGCGGTCGTTCGACGAGCTGGGGGTCGAACGCATTTGGGCGGAGACGTGCCCGCAGGAAGGAATCGGGCACGCGCTGATGAACCGGCTGGCCAAGGCGGCTGCGGGCCGGATGGTCATCGTTTAG
- the spoIIR gene encoding stage II sporulation protein R, with protein sequence MIRTYSRFPYRRYYGYLLFALVLLIMSWENQHVDAAVANGDIPKDSIRLRILANSDSAADQAVKRHVRDAVVAEIDRWVEGPQTIDQARATIRSHMKDIDRVVADELQRRGFHYGFDAELAVVPFPTKLYGSKVYPAGNYEALRISLGSGKGQNWWCVLFPPLCFVDAVSGEATAPAAAAANVAKTNAPVKAGGDQAGTSKVSQHNGHNDSNKDDAANPHLQQADGQKAPQVKFFLWELILSVIDFIKSLFK encoded by the coding sequence ATGATCCGCACTTATTCCCGTTTTCCGTACCGCCGCTATTACGGTTATCTGCTTTTTGCTCTCGTCCTCCTTATTATGAGCTGGGAAAATCAGCATGTCGACGCCGCCGTCGCAAACGGCGACATTCCGAAGGATTCGATCCGGCTTCGCATTCTCGCCAATTCCGACAGCGCGGCGGACCAAGCGGTCAAGCGCCACGTCAGGGACGCCGTCGTCGCCGAAATCGACCGCTGGGTCGAGGGGCCGCAAACGATCGATCAGGCGCGCGCAACGATCCGCTCGCATATGAAGGATATCGACCGCGTCGTCGCGGACGAGCTGCAGCGGCGCGGCTTCCATTACGGATTCGACGCCGAGCTCGCCGTCGTCCCGTTCCCGACGAAGCTGTACGGCAGCAAGGTGTATCCGGCCGGCAACTATGAAGCGCTTCGCATCTCGCTCGGCAGCGGAAAGGGCCAAAACTGGTGGTGCGTGCTGTTCCCGCCGCTCTGCTTCGTGGACGCGGTCAGCGGAGAAGCGACGGCTCCCGCAGCGGCAGCGGCGAACGTCGCCAAGACGAACGCTCCGGTCAAGGCCGGCGGGGATCAAGCCGGGACGTCGAAGGTCTCGCAGCATAACGGTCACAACGATTCGAACAAAGACGATGCGGCAAATCCGCACCTTCAGCAGGCGGACGGCCAGAAGGCGCCGCAGGTGAAATTTTTTCTGTGGGAGCTCATCCTCTCGGTCATCGACTTCATTAAAAGCTTGTTCAAATAA